The nucleotide window CCGGTACGCCTGCCACGCCGTGTAAGCCGCCCCCAACTCCGAAGGCTCGAAGAACCCGCTGTCGGTGCCAGGGGCGAGTGCCCTCAGCCGCAACTCGCGGAGTATGTCGGCGATGACAAACCGCGCCTCCTCGGCGCCGCGAACGTGGAAGGCGAAGCTGTCCAGTACTTCCGCGGGGCCGATGTTGACCTCGATGCTGAACCCCGGCCCGTCGATCACGCCCCACGTCGGGTCGGCGAAGTTGGTCGCCGGTACCGCTCGGAGGATGCCGGCCACGATGTCCGCTCGCCGGCCGATGGGCTGTGGGGCGAAGTCGTCCGGGATCTCCGCCACCGTGCGGGTGTCGAGCGGCAGGTCTTGGACAAACACGTCGAAGCTCACCGCGCCCTCCGCCGCCGCATGTGGAGCTCACCTGCTCGCGCGCCCTGGAGGGGGCGATCCCCGAGTTCTGCATGCGCGAGTCTGGTGCAGCGGAGGGTTCGGCCCCGCGCCCCACCACGCCGAACATGGGCTGCCCGTGAAGGTGAGCTCCACATTCGGCCCCGCTCATGCAGCCCGGCAGATGAGCTACACCGATCCGCTCGCGCCTCGGGGGTGGGCGCGGGTCGGGCCAGCCACTTGGGATGGGGGGCTGGCTACCCTATCGACATCGCGCCCACCCCCGTGGGTCTCGGCGCGGGGCCGAACAATGAGCTCACCTGCACCGCCATCACCGGATGAGCGGTGCGTCCCAAGTCCGATGGCGGTGTCAGGTGCAGCGCTGGGTTCGGCTCGATGCCCTCGGCGTTTCCGGGTTGCACGCCGAGCGCCGCGCCTCCGCGGAGCCCGCGGCACCGGTGCGTGCGGGCGGAGCATCACCGCCTCGATGCGCCGTGTCGCGGCCCACCGAGGGCCACCCACCACTGCACCTCGCGGCGATGAGCCGCGCCAGCACCGACCGGCACCAGGCGGAGCCCGACACACGGGTTTCACCACCGCGGGCCACACGCCTACTGCCGCCGCACGCGCGCTCCTGCGACCTCGGGTTGCCGAACAAATAGCTCACCTGCACCGCCCGTCCCGATGAGCGATGCGTCCCAAGTCAGACGGCGGTGTCAGGTGCAGCGCCGGGTTCGGCGTCCGGGCTACCCAAGCCGCTGAGCCATCCCAGGCATCGACCGGACCCACTCGACACCCCCGATCCGGGCGTTCTCGGCTGGGTCGCGCCGGCACTTCTCGTACACGCCCTGCCAATAGTCGAGTCGGGCCTCGTGCCCGTCCACCGCCCCGAACACCCAAGCGGAGAAAGACTCGGGCGGCCGCTCCTCATCCGTGATTGGCTCCGGGTCGCCGTCGAACCCGCAATGCGTCAGCGGGTCGTCCGCCGCGAGGTGTGCGGCGAACACCATCCCGCTGTGGCTGTGGAACGCGAACACCATGTGCGGCCCCGCCGACCAGTGGACGACCGGCGGCGGGTCGCCCTCGATCATGGTGGCGAGATCGGTCAGGAACACCTCGCCGTCGATCGTGGCCTCCAGGAAGCAAGCTAGTGGCAGGGAGGCGTAGAGCTCCCGCACAGCCGCCGGAATCTGGAACCCATGCCGGGCCTCGAACTCCGCAACCCCGGAATCGGTGCCGAGGGCGCGGAACCAGTCCGGCACCCTGTCGTGAGCGGCCAGTACCTCCGGGTAACGGAGGTAGCCGCGGACTTCAGCGAGGTCGAGAGCACGCTGCAAGTACCGCATCCGCGCCTCCGCCGCCGAATAACAAGCTCACCTGCACCGCCATCGCCGAGTGAGCGGTGCGCTCCAAGTCAGCGGGCGGTGTCAGGTGCAGCGCCGGGTTCGGCTCGCTCACGTCCGCGCCGCGCATCCGCGGATGCCCGCGCCACCGATGCGGCCACGCGGAGCACCGCCGACCCGGAGCACCGTGTCGCCGCACGTCGGAGGCCACCCACCACCCCCACTCGCGGCGACGAGCCGCGCCGACCACCGACCGGTGTTGGCGGAGCGCCACCGACCCGAACCGCCGTGTCCCCACCCGCCGCCCGCCACGCCCAACCGCACCTCGCGGCGACGAGCCGCGCCCGCGCCCACCGGCACTCTGCGGAGCCCGACGCGCGGGGTTCACCCACGCGGACCACACGCACACCGCCGCACGGGCGCTCCAGCACGCGAGGGTTGCCGAACATAAAGCTCACCTGCACCGCCATCATCGGATGAGCGATGCGTCCCGAATCAGCAGGCGGTGTCAGGTGCAGCGCCGGGTTCGGCGCCTGCGAGCTTGACGGAGCGGGAACGCCAACGCGCGACCGACCCGCCGCCAGACCGGCACTCGTGACGCGAACTGCCGATAGCGCCGCATGACCTCTTGCTGTCGCTCGGTGCCGAAATCGTACTCGTGAGCGTGGTGGTCCGGGAACACCGCGAAGTACGGGATCGACGCCAGGGCCGCCGCGCCGAGCAACAGGAACACTGCCGGCATCACGATCGGGAAGAAGAAACACTCCCACCAAGCGAGGGGGCGGTTATCCTGCCCGAACCGGATCAGCGGCACACGCACCGTCACGCCCTCTGGGTGCCGAACAACAAGCTCACCTGCACCGCCATCACCCAAGCCGCGACGCGTCCCGAATCAGATGGCGGTGTCAGGTGCAGCGCCGGGTTCGGCGTCTTGGGGCGACTCGTGCAGAGACTCCATGAACGCGGTGAATGTGTCCGCCACCGGGAACGCGTTGCGCCCGTCCTCGCGGACCCACAGCCCGTTGCGGTCCCAAAAGAACACACGCCCGGCGTCTGGCGCGAAGGTCGCCAGGAGGAACGTGTTGCCGCCGGGGTCGTGCCCGATGGCAAGGAATCCCGGCGGCAGCGGGTCCCAGAGCGTCGCCTGCTCCTGCTCGTACTCTAGGTCGGCGTGGGTACGCTCGCTCCGCACTCCGTAAAAGATGGCCGCCAGCGCCGGGCCACGATTCGGGACGACAAACTCTTGCGGGTCTGGGCACCCGCCATTGATGGTGCGGAGGAACCGCTTGTAGTCGGCCGGCAGCCTGACCCCGAGCCGCTTCTCGGCGGCGTTCACCACTGCGGCGGATACGGGGCCATAGCTCCGGCTGAACGTCGGCATTCGCAACCGCGCCCTCCGGCGGCCGAACATAAAGCTCACCTGCACTGCCAGGATCGAGTGAGCAACACAACGCAGATCAGATGGCGGTGTCAGGTGCAGCGCCGGGTTCGGCGCCTCGAGTGTTCCTGACGACACGCCCGGCCGCGAAGCCACTCGCCCATGCCACGCGGGTTGCGATCAGTGGTGGCATGACGGCCGACACGGCCAGCACCATCAGCGCACCCAACGGCTGCTCGGACGCGATCGACCCGGCTACCTGCATCCCGCCGAGCGTGATGAGCGCACCCATCACCACATGCAGGATCGTGAGCGCGGCTTTCTGGGACACGCGCAACCTCCGCTGCCGAACGATCAAGCTCACCTGCACCGCCATCATCGGACGAGCGGTGCGCTCCAAATCAGCGGGCGGTGTCAGGTGCAGCGCCGGGTTCGGCGTCTGGGGCCTCGGGCAACAGTTGCACGAGGTCCGCGTCGGTGACCGGCCGCGTGTACGGCAACCTGACGCCGTGGGCCTGCAACACCTGTTGGTAATGGAGCAGCCGACCGACGAGTGACTGCGCCAACTCTTGCAGGTCGCTCAGGAACTCGTCGTCCTCGGGGGCGTGATCCCGGACCCGCCGTGCGACACTCACCGCA belongs to Gemmata obscuriglobus and includes:
- a CDS encoding SMI1/KNR4 family protein, with the protein product MPTFSRSYGPVSAAVVNAAEKRLGVRLPADYKRFLRTINGGCPDPQEFVVPNRGPALAAIFYGVRSERTHADLEYEQEQATLWDPLPPGFLAIGHDPGGNTFLLATFAPDAGRVFFWDRNGLWVREDGRNAFPVADTFTAFMESLHESPQDAEPGAAPDTAI
- a CDS encoding SMI1/KNR4 family protein, with protein sequence MRYLQRALDLAEVRGYLRYPEVLAAHDRVPDWFRALGTDSGVAEFEARHGFQIPAAVRELYASLPLACFLEATIDGEVFLTDLATMIEGDPPPVVHWSAGPHMVFAFHSHSGMVFAAHLAADDPLTHCGFDGDPEPITDEERPPESFSAWVFGAVDGHEARLDYWQGVYEKCRRDPAENARIGGVEWVRSMPGMAQRLG
- a CDS encoding DUF6959 family protein — protein: MEVLPLEVYATDSNYAVVKPPGRNFPGAVIQGDSLRILCGLAVSVARRVRDHAPEDDEFLSDLQELAQSLVGRLLHYQQVLQAHGVRLPYTRPVTDADLVQLLPEAPDAEPGAAPDTAR